A stretch of Anaeromyxobacter dehalogenans 2CP-1 DNA encodes these proteins:
- the trpC gene encoding indole-3-glycerol phosphate synthase TrpC, which translates to MTVLDGILARKVDEVAARRAAEPDAALAARAAAAPPPRGFEAALSPRGGPLRVIAEVKRASPSAGAIRAGLDAVAQARRYAAAGAAAISVLTDGPGFGGSLDDLMAVRAAVDVPLLRKDFVVDRYQLLEARAAGADAALLIVAGLAQDDLRRLLDGCGELGLAALVEVHDDAEAERALAAGARIVGVNNRNLHTFHVDLATSERILPSLPAAVKGVAESGVRTPEDAARLRRAGAANLLVGEALVRAEDPAALLRALGEA; encoded by the coding sequence GTGACGGTCCTCGACGGCATCCTGGCCCGGAAGGTCGACGAGGTGGCCGCCCGCCGCGCGGCCGAACCCGACGCGGCGCTGGCCGCGCGCGCCGCCGCCGCCCCCCCGCCACGCGGGTTCGAGGCGGCGCTCTCGCCGCGCGGCGGCCCGCTGCGCGTCATCGCCGAGGTGAAGCGCGCCAGCCCCTCCGCCGGCGCCATCCGCGCCGGCCTCGACGCGGTGGCCCAGGCGCGCCGCTACGCCGCCGCCGGCGCTGCGGCCATCTCGGTCCTCACCGACGGCCCCGGCTTCGGCGGCTCGCTCGACGACCTGATGGCGGTCCGCGCCGCGGTGGACGTGCCGCTGCTCCGCAAGGACTTCGTGGTGGACCGGTACCAGCTCCTCGAGGCCCGCGCCGCCGGCGCCGACGCGGCGCTGCTCATCGTGGCCGGGTTGGCGCAGGACGACCTGCGGCGGCTGCTCGACGGCTGCGGCGAGCTGGGGCTCGCGGCGCTGGTCGAGGTCCACGACGACGCCGAGGCCGAGCGCGCGCTCGCGGCCGGCGCGCGCATCGTCGGCGTCAACAACCGCAACCTCCACACCTTCCACGTGGACCTCGCCACCTCCGAGCGCATCCTGCCGTCGCTCCCGGCGGCGGTGAAGGGCGTGGCGGAGAGCGGCGTGCGCACCCCGGAGGACGCGGCCCGGCTGCGCCGCGCCGGGGCCGCGAACCTGCTGGTGGGCGAGGCGCTGGTGCGCGCCGAGGACCCGGCCGCGCTGCTGCGCGCGCTGGGCGAGGCGTGA
- a CDS encoding phosphoribosylanthranilate isomerase — MAPPPRVKICGVTRLEDALEAARLGADAVGFNFWPRSKRYVPPATARALVAALPPFVTAVGVFVDPTREELLAAVAASGVQVAQLHGDEPPELLEGLPFPVVKAIRVGGPEALDQLARYPAAAGFLLDSASPGYGGSGVAFDWALAARAAERTAVVLAGGLTPANVADAIRAVRPWAVDVASGVESAPGVKDRQLMARFVRAAKETT, encoded by the coding sequence ATGGCGCCGCCGCCCAGGGTGAAGATCTGCGGGGTGACCCGGCTCGAGGACGCGCTCGAGGCCGCACGGCTGGGCGCGGACGCGGTTGGCTTCAACTTCTGGCCGCGCTCGAAGCGCTACGTCCCGCCGGCCACGGCGCGCGCGTTGGTGGCCGCGCTGCCGCCGTTCGTGACGGCCGTGGGCGTGTTCGTGGATCCCACGCGCGAGGAGCTGCTCGCCGCGGTGGCGGCCTCCGGGGTGCAGGTCGCGCAGCTCCACGGGGACGAGCCGCCGGAGCTGCTCGAGGGCCTGCCCTTCCCCGTGGTGAAGGCCATCCGCGTGGGCGGGCCCGAGGCGCTCGACCAGCTCGCGCGCTACCCGGCCGCGGCCGGCTTCCTGCTCGACTCCGCCTCGCCGGGCTACGGCGGCAGCGGGGTCGCGTTCGACTGGGCGCTCGCGGCGCGCGCCGCGGAGCGGACCGCGGTCGTGCTGGCCGGCGGGCTCACCCCGGCCAACGTGGCGGACGCGATCCGCGCGGTGCGGCCCTGGGCGGTGGACGTGGCGAGCGGCGTCGAGTCGGCGCCCGGCGTGAAGGATCGGCAGCTCATGGCGCGGTTCGTCCGCGCGGCAAAGGAGACGACGTGA
- the trpB gene encoding tryptophan synthase subunit beta — translation MKTAALPDERGRFGAFGGRFVPETLVPALDELEQAWREARADPAFQAELDELLRRYAGRETPISEAPRMSADVGGCRVLLKREDLCHTGSHKLNNTLGQILLARRMGKKRIIAETGAGQHGVATATAAALFGLPCEVYQGAVDVERQALNVFRMQLLGARVIPVTAGSATLKDAMNEALRDWVTNVRDTHYIIGSVAGPHPYPAMVRTFQSVIGREARRQVLELAGRLPDAVVACVGGGSNAMGIFSAFVDDAHVDLVAAEAAGLGLSTAKHGASLAKGTPGVLHGSRSYVLQDGHGQIQEAHSISAGLDYPGVGPELSYLKDQGRLTLLPQTDAEALDAFQYLARMEGIIPALESAHAVSAARKVARDAGPGGLVLVNVSGRGDKDVEQVRKMLEAAPPPRRSRARPARPARPKGKAKAEARPRAAARKGGRR, via the coding sequence GTGAAGACGGCAGCCCTCCCCGACGAGCGGGGGCGCTTCGGCGCCTTCGGCGGGCGCTTCGTGCCCGAGACCCTGGTGCCGGCGCTGGACGAGCTCGAGCAGGCCTGGCGCGAGGCGCGGGCCGACCCCGCCTTCCAGGCGGAGCTGGACGAGCTGCTCCGGCGCTACGCCGGGCGCGAGACGCCGATCTCCGAGGCGCCGCGCATGAGCGCCGACGTGGGCGGGTGCCGCGTGCTCCTGAAGCGCGAGGACCTGTGCCACACCGGCTCGCACAAGCTCAACAACACGCTCGGCCAGATCCTGCTCGCCCGCCGCATGGGCAAGAAGCGGATCATCGCCGAGACCGGCGCCGGCCAGCACGGCGTCGCCACCGCCACCGCGGCGGCGCTGTTCGGCCTGCCCTGCGAGGTCTACCAGGGCGCGGTGGACGTGGAGCGGCAGGCGCTCAACGTCTTCCGGATGCAGCTCCTCGGCGCGCGGGTCATCCCGGTGACGGCCGGCTCCGCCACGCTGAAGGACGCGATGAACGAGGCGCTGCGCGACTGGGTCACCAACGTCCGCGACACGCACTACATCATCGGCTCGGTGGCCGGCCCGCACCCCTACCCGGCCATGGTCCGCACGTTCCAGTCGGTGATCGGGCGCGAGGCGCGCCGGCAGGTGCTGGAGCTGGCCGGCCGGCTGCCCGACGCGGTGGTCGCCTGCGTGGGCGGCGGCTCCAACGCCATGGGCATCTTCTCGGCGTTCGTGGACGACGCGCACGTGGACCTGGTGGCCGCCGAGGCCGCCGGCCTCGGGCTCTCGACCGCGAAGCACGGCGCCTCGCTGGCGAAGGGGACCCCGGGCGTGCTGCACGGCTCGCGGAGCTACGTGCTCCAGGACGGGCACGGGCAGATCCAGGAGGCGCACTCGATCAGCGCCGGCCTCGACTACCCGGGCGTCGGGCCGGAGCTCTCCTACCTGAAGGACCAGGGCCGGCTCACGCTGCTGCCGCAGACCGACGCCGAGGCGCTGGACGCGTTCCAGTACCTCGCGCGCATGGAGGGGATCATCCCCGCGCTGGAGAGCGCGCACGCGGTCTCGGCCGCGCGCAAGGTGGCCCGCGACGCCGGGCCGGGAGGGCTGGTGCTCGTGAACGTCTCCGGGCGCGGCGACAAGGACGTGGAGCAGGTGCGGAAGATGCTCGAGGCGGCCCCGCCGCCGCGGCGCAGCCGCGCCCGCCCGGCACGGCCGGCGCGGCCGAAGGGCAAGGCGAAGGCCGAGGCGAGGCCGCGCGCCGCGGCGCGGAAGGGAGGCCGCCGGTGA
- the trpA gene encoding tryptophan synthase subunit alpha has product MSPRPARKPRAAAAPVAAERPDRISAAFERCRAERRAALVTYVMGGDPDLATARDMALACVEGGADLVELGVPFSDPIADGPTIQAAAQRALGAGTTLEDVLGIAAAVRARSQVPIALMGYLNPMLAGGVERLVRGCADAGVDALIIPDLLPEEAEVLAPASAEAGVKLVYLLAPTSNPARVEAAARAATGFLYFVSVTGVTGARHAVAEEIAPLVSAVRARTDLPVVIGFGVASPEQARALGPLADGVVVGSAIVKRIAEGGSRRARAERVTRFVRSLGRALRR; this is encoded by the coding sequence GTGAGCCCGCGCCCCGCCCGCAAGCCCCGCGCCGCCGCCGCGCCCGTCGCGGCCGAGCGCCCCGACCGCATCTCGGCCGCGTTCGAGCGCTGCCGCGCCGAGCGCCGGGCCGCGCTCGTCACCTACGTGATGGGCGGCGACCCCGACCTCGCCACCGCGCGGGACATGGCGCTCGCCTGCGTGGAGGGCGGCGCCGACCTCGTCGAGCTTGGGGTGCCGTTCTCGGATCCCATCGCCGACGGCCCCACCATCCAGGCCGCCGCGCAGCGCGCGCTCGGCGCTGGCACCACGCTCGAGGACGTGCTCGGGATCGCCGCCGCGGTCCGCGCGCGCTCGCAGGTCCCCATCGCGCTCATGGGCTACCTCAACCCCATGCTGGCGGGCGGGGTCGAGCGGCTCGTGCGCGGCTGCGCCGACGCCGGCGTGGACGCGCTCATCATCCCCGACCTGCTGCCCGAGGAGGCCGAGGTGCTCGCCCCGGCGTCGGCCGAGGCCGGCGTGAAGCTGGTCTACCTGCTCGCGCCCACCTCGAACCCGGCCCGCGTCGAGGCCGCGGCCCGGGCCGCCACCGGCTTCCTCTACTTCGTGTCGGTGACCGGCGTGACCGGGGCGCGCCACGCGGTGGCCGAGGAGATCGCGCCGCTCGTGTCCGCGGTGCGGGCCCGGACCGACCTGCCGGTGGTCATCGGCTTCGGCGTGGCCTCGCCCGAGCAGGCGCGCGCGCTCGGCCCGCTCGCCGACGGCGTGGTGGTCGGGAGCGCGATCGTGAAGCGGATCGCCGAGGGCGGCTCGCGGCGCGCTCGCGCCGAGCGGGTCACGCGGTTCGTGCGATCGCTGGGGCGCGCGCTGCGGCGCTGA
- the aroF gene encoding 3-deoxy-7-phosphoheptulonate synthase, whose amino-acid sequence MLVVMQPHAGQPEIDAVIEKIRSLGLTAHPIPGAQRVAIGITGNKGGLEPELFTTLPGVADAIRVSQPFKLVSREVKEEDTVIDVGGVPLGGTALAVMAGPCSVESRGQLLEAAHAVKAAGARFLRGGAFKPRTSPYEFQGLGEEGLKLLAAAREETGLKVVTEVMDVEHLDMVADYADVLQIGARNMQNYSLLRQLGRVRRPILLKRGPSATIKEWLMAAEYVVSEGNYQVALCERGIRTFETMTRNTLDLNAVPILKALTHLPVIVDPSHGIGLRAHVPAMARAGIAAGADGIIVEVHPRPEKALSDGQQSLTPAEFDELMRQVRVIAGAVGRGV is encoded by the coding sequence ATGCTCGTCGTCATGCAGCCCCACGCCGGCCAGCCGGAGATCGACGCGGTGATCGAGAAGATCCGCAGCCTCGGCCTCACCGCACACCCGATCCCCGGCGCGCAGCGCGTGGCGATCGGCATCACCGGCAACAAGGGCGGCCTCGAGCCGGAGCTGTTCACCACGCTGCCGGGCGTCGCCGACGCGATCCGGGTGTCGCAGCCGTTCAAGCTCGTGTCCCGCGAGGTGAAGGAGGAGGACACGGTCATCGACGTCGGCGGCGTGCCGCTCGGCGGCACGGCCCTGGCGGTGATGGCGGGGCCGTGCTCGGTCGAGTCGCGCGGTCAGCTGCTCGAGGCGGCGCACGCGGTGAAGGCGGCCGGCGCCCGGTTCCTGCGCGGCGGCGCCTTCAAGCCGCGCACCAGCCCGTACGAGTTCCAGGGGCTCGGCGAGGAGGGCCTGAAGCTGCTCGCGGCCGCCCGCGAGGAGACCGGGCTGAAGGTCGTCACCGAGGTGATGGACGTCGAGCACCTCGACATGGTGGCGGACTACGCCGACGTGCTGCAGATCGGCGCCCGCAACATGCAGAACTACTCCTTGCTCCGGCAGCTCGGGCGCGTGCGCCGGCCCATCCTGCTGAAGCGCGGCCCCTCCGCCACCATCAAGGAGTGGCTGATGGCGGCGGAGTACGTGGTCTCGGAGGGCAACTACCAGGTGGCGCTGTGCGAGCGCGGCATCCGCACCTTCGAGACCATGACGCGCAACACGCTCGACCTGAACGCGGTCCCCATCCTGAAGGCGCTCACGCACCTGCCGGTGATCGTGGACCCGTCGCACGGCATCGGCCTGCGCGCCCACGTGCCCGCCATGGCGCGGGCCGGCATCGCCGCCGGCGCGGACGGCATCATCGTCGAGGTCCACCCGCGGCCGGAGAAGGCGCTCTCCGACGGCCAGCAGTCGCTCACGCCGGCCGAGTTCGACGAGCTGATGCGCCAGGTGCGGGTGATCGCCGGGGCCGTGGGCCGCGGGGTATAG
- a CDS encoding esterase/lipase family protein, which yields MRVARWVRQAARVVEELAAAYDGSVRRRPVERRTDFSRCEHPVLILHGFFSSRRTCAVLERRLRRDGMGVFTLDLGGLGGTLNTRGIDDVADLVRAKIERLYARHPGLGPLTIVGHSKGGLIAAYYVKKLGGWRRTRAVVTLGTPHHGTPVALLGLPVGFLARSLWQLFPGSVFLRRLHDGPWPGQVRLVSIWSRDDGASPYPSAVIETHGLPHLANVEVQAHHAAFLTSKRVYQVLLHEVLAAAEAAPARRGPLTAMEGGRVASASAKVDAPARSRPGGAAGTDAA from the coding sequence ATGCGGGTGGCGCGGTGGGTCCGGCAGGCGGCGCGGGTGGTCGAGGAGCTGGCGGCGGCGTACGACGGGAGCGTCCGCCGCCGCCCGGTGGAGCGGCGCACCGACTTCTCGCGCTGCGAGCACCCGGTGCTCATCCTCCACGGCTTCTTCAGCTCGCGGCGCACCTGCGCGGTGCTCGAGCGCCGGCTGCGCCGCGACGGGATGGGCGTCTTCACGCTCGACCTCGGCGGCCTCGGCGGCACGCTCAACACCCGCGGCATCGACGACGTCGCCGACCTGGTCCGGGCCAAGATCGAGCGGCTCTACGCCCGCCACCCCGGGCTCGGCCCGCTCACCATCGTCGGCCACTCCAAGGGCGGGCTCATCGCCGCGTACTACGTGAAGAAGCTGGGCGGCTGGCGGCGCACGCGCGCGGTGGTGACGCTCGGCACCCCGCACCACGGCACGCCGGTCGCGCTGCTCGGGCTGCCGGTGGGCTTCCTGGCGCGCTCGCTCTGGCAGCTCTTCCCGGGCAGCGTCTTCCTGCGCCGGCTCCACGACGGCCCCTGGCCGGGCCAGGTGCGGCTCGTGTCGATCTGGTCGCGCGACGACGGCGCGTCGCCCTACCCGTCGGCGGTCATCGAGACGCACGGGCTGCCCCACCTCGCGAACGTCGAGGTGCAGGCGCACCACGCCGCGTTCCTCACCAGCAAGCGCGTCTACCAGGTGCTGCTGCACGAGGTGCTCGCCGCCGCCGAGGCGGCGCCGGCGCGACGCGGCCCGCTCACCGCCATGGAGGGCGGGCGCGTCGCCTCGGCGTCGGCCAAGGTCGATGCGCCGGCGCGGTCACGGCCCGGCGGCGCCGCCGGCACCGACGCGGCCTGA
- a CDS encoding DUF4279 domain-containing protein — protein MQDRTHVRLAMTSDDLDPDAVTAIVGLTPTRSHRKGDVPAGHRVPWYRGALWFAASCILSPLTVARGLDTFWRRGGDEAGWAQVSSEAEARGMRTAGVFVGVIGTLVLAGVGYLFVASR, from the coding sequence ATGCAGGATCGAACGCACGTCAGGCTGGCGATGACCTCGGACGACCTCGACCCGGACGCCGTGACCGCGATCGTGGGGCTCACGCCCACGCGTTCGCATCGCAAGGGCGACGTGCCGGCCGGTCACCGGGTCCCTTGGTACCGGGGCGCGCTCTGGTTCGCGGCAAGCTGCATCCTTAGCCCGCTGACGGTGGCGCGTGGTCTCGACACCTTCTGGCGACGGGGAGGCGACGAGGCGGGGTGGGCGCAGGTCTCCTCCGAGGCGGAAGCGCGCGGCATGAGGACGGCGGGGGTGTTCGTGGGAGTGATCGGGACGCTCGTGCTCGCCGGAGTCGGATACCTGTTCGTTGCCTCCCGGTGA
- a CDS encoding MarR family winged helix-turn-helix transcriptional regulator, with translation MKSRQTTGRDPGPVRRDAVDAVLEQWARERPDLDASPMGPIGRIKRCAALLERALEAGFARFGLELWEFDMLATLRRAGAPHRLSPTELFSALMVTSGTMTHRLKRLEQRGLVQRVPNQQDARSVLVQLTRKGLALIDRAVEAHVENERRLLAALPAAAVAELDARLSALLVALEGPSGSQAADDRT, from the coding sequence TTGAAGTCAAGACAAACGACCGGGCGCGACCCCGGGCCGGTCCGGCGGGACGCGGTGGACGCCGTCCTCGAGCAGTGGGCCCGCGAGCGTCCGGACCTCGACGCGAGCCCCATGGGCCCCATCGGCCGCATCAAGCGCTGCGCCGCCTTGCTGGAGCGGGCGCTGGAGGCAGGCTTCGCCCGGTTCGGCCTCGAGCTGTGGGAGTTCGACATGCTCGCCACGCTGCGGCGCGCCGGCGCGCCGCACCGCCTGAGCCCGACCGAGCTCTTCTCGGCGTTGATGGTCACCTCGGGGACCATGACGCATCGGCTCAAGCGCCTGGAGCAGCGCGGGCTCGTCCAGCGCGTCCCCAACCAGCAGGATGCGCGCAGCGTGCTGGTCCAGCTGACGCGCAAGGGGCTCGCGCTCATCGACCGCGCCGTCGAGGCCCACGTCGAGAACGAGCGCCGGCTCCTCGCCGCGCTGCCCGCCGCCGCGGTCGCGGAGCTGGACGCCCGGCTGTCCGCGCTGCTCGTGGCCCTGGAGGGCCCATCCGGCTCGCAGGCCGCGGACGACCGGACGTAG
- a CDS encoding EamA family transporter, with product MPTSVSSPRWRDVLLTAVAPAIWGSTYIVTTELLPPHRPFTAALLRALPAGVLLVLVARRVPVRRDWPRVLVLGALNIGVFQALLFVAAYRLPGGLAAVLGAVQPLLVMALAWGVDGRVPARATLASAVSGIGGMAVLLLSPQTVFEPVGIAAALAGAACMAGGVWLTRRWRLDLPVLALTGWQLVVGGLMLAPLAWLADPPLPVLSRSQVLAYAYLSLAGALVSYALWFRGVARLPTVAVSSLGLLSPLTAVVLGWALLSQAMSGASLAGMAIVLASVLGVQWTASRTR from the coding sequence ATGCCGACCTCCGTCTCCTCCCCTCGCTGGCGCGACGTGCTCCTCACGGCGGTGGCCCCCGCGATCTGGGGCTCCACCTACATCGTCACGACGGAGCTCCTGCCCCCGCACCGACCGTTCACGGCGGCCCTCCTCCGCGCGCTGCCGGCCGGGGTGCTGCTGGTGCTCGTCGCGCGGCGGGTGCCCGTCCGCCGCGACTGGCCGCGCGTGCTGGTACTGGGCGCGCTCAACATCGGCGTGTTCCAGGCGCTGCTGTTCGTGGCGGCCTACCGGCTGCCGGGCGGGCTCGCGGCGGTGCTGGGCGCAGTGCAGCCGCTGCTGGTCATGGCGCTGGCCTGGGGGGTGGACGGCCGGGTACCGGCCCGGGCCACGCTGGCGTCCGCGGTCTCCGGGATCGGCGGCATGGCCGTGCTGCTCCTGTCCCCGCAGACCGTCTTCGAGCCGGTGGGCATCGCCGCAGCGCTCGCGGGGGCCGCCTGCATGGCGGGCGGCGTGTGGCTCACGCGGCGCTGGCGCCTCGATCTGCCGGTCCTCGCGCTCACCGGCTGGCAGCTCGTCGTCGGCGGGCTGATGCTCGCGCCGCTGGCGTGGCTGGCGGACCCGCCGCTGCCCGTGCTCTCGCGATCGCAGGTGCTGGCCTATGCCTACCTGAGCCTGGCCGGCGCGCTGGTCTCCTATGCGCTCTGGTTCCGCGGCGTCGCGCGGCTGCCCACGGTGGCCGTGTCGTCGCTCGGGCTGCTGAGCCCGCTCACCGCCGTCGTGCTGGGCTGGGCGCTCCTGTCGCAGGCGATGTCGGGCGCGTCGCTCGCGGGCATGGCGATCGTGCTCGCCAGCGTCCTCGGCGTGCAGTGGACCGCCTCGCGGACCAGGTAG
- the fsa gene encoding fructose-6-phosphate aldolase, with translation MKFFIDTADVGEIKKALALGLCDGVTTNPSLVAKTGRGFEDVLKEIVQLVPGPISAEVTATDYEGMLREGRHYAKFGSQVVIKVPLTVEGLRAVKTLTDEGTKVNVTLCFSPVQALLAAKAGATYISPFVGRLDDISQDGMAMVADIVQIYRNYGFKTQVLVASVRHPVHVLEAAKLGADVATIPYSVIEQLAKHPLTDAGLKKFLADWEKVPKAPK, from the coding sequence ATGAAATTCTTCATCGATACTGCGGACGTCGGCGAGATCAAGAAGGCCCTGGCCCTCGGCCTGTGCGACGGCGTGACCACCAACCCCTCGCTCGTCGCCAAGACCGGCCGCGGCTTCGAGGACGTGCTGAAGGAGATCGTCCAGCTCGTCCCCGGCCCGATCTCGGCCGAGGTGACCGCCACCGACTACGAGGGGATGCTGCGCGAGGGGCGCCACTACGCGAAGTTCGGCTCGCAGGTGGTCATCAAGGTCCCGCTCACCGTCGAGGGGCTGCGCGCCGTGAAGACGCTCACCGACGAGGGCACCAAGGTGAACGTCACCCTGTGCTTCTCGCCGGTCCAGGCGCTCCTCGCCGCGAAGGCCGGTGCGACGTACATCTCGCCGTTCGTCGGGCGGCTCGACGACATCTCGCAGGACGGCATGGCGATGGTCGCCGACATCGTCCAGATCTACCGGAACTACGGGTTCAAGACGCAGGTGCTGGTCGCGAGCGTCCGCCACCCGGTCCACGTCCTCGAGGCTGCCAAGCTCGGCGCCGACGTGGCGACGATCCCGTACTCGGTGATCGAGCAGCTCGCGAAGCACCCGCTCACCGACGCCGGCCTGAAGAAGTTCCTGGCCGACTGGGAGAAGGTGCCGAAGGCGCCGAAGTAG
- a CDS encoding KpsF/GutQ family sugar-phosphate isomerase: MASSRSSRARVVKLPVRRSRASARPRPRTQDLVAYGRTVVEAEARAIGAVPLDDAFATAVRWILGCKGRVVVTGMGKPGFVAQKISATLASTGTPSLYVHPAEAAHGDLGRIARDDLVFALSNSGETEEILRLLPSLKKIGAKIVAITADRANRLARAADLVIAIGNVEEACPMGLAPTASTAVLLAVGDAISMTVLANRPFDREEYALFHPGGKLGRGLMKVHELMRGESSNPVVREDAPLAAAVAVMTETPGRPGATSVVAADGTLVGIFTDGDLRRLVEHGETDFARPVSSAMCRGPKTVRPDALVVDAARVLRQARIDQVPVVDEAGRPVGLLDVQDLLAAKIL, translated from the coding sequence ATGGCCTCCAGCCGCAGCAGCCGGGCCCGTGTGGTGAAGCTCCCCGTGCGTCGTTCGCGGGCGAGCGCCCGCCCGCGCCCCCGCACCCAGGATCTCGTCGCCTACGGCCGCACCGTCGTCGAGGCCGAGGCGCGCGCCATCGGCGCGGTCCCCCTCGACGACGCCTTCGCCACCGCCGTCCGCTGGATCCTCGGCTGCAAGGGCCGGGTGGTGGTGACGGGGATGGGCAAGCCGGGCTTCGTGGCCCAGAAGATCTCCGCCACGCTGGCCTCCACCGGCACCCCTTCGCTCTATGTCCACCCGGCCGAGGCCGCGCACGGCGACCTGGGCCGCATCGCGCGCGACGACCTGGTCTTCGCGCTCTCGAACTCGGGCGAGACCGAGGAGATCCTCCGGCTGCTCCCGTCGCTCAAGAAGATCGGGGCGAAGATCGTCGCGATCACCGCCGATCGCGCCAACCGGCTGGCGCGGGCGGCGGACCTGGTCATCGCCATCGGGAACGTCGAGGAGGCCTGCCCCATGGGCCTCGCCCCGACCGCGTCCACCGCGGTGCTGCTGGCGGTGGGCGACGCGATCTCGATGACGGTGCTCGCGAACCGCCCGTTCGACCGCGAGGAGTACGCGCTGTTCCACCCGGGCGGCAAGCTCGGGCGCGGGCTGATGAAGGTGCACGAGCTGATGCGCGGCGAGAGCTCGAACCCAGTGGTGCGCGAGGACGCTCCGCTCGCCGCCGCGGTGGCGGTGATGACCGAGACGCCCGGCCGCCCCGGCGCGACCTCGGTGGTCGCCGCCGACGGCACGCTGGTGGGCATCTTCACCGACGGTGACCTGCGCCGCCTGGTCGAGCACGGCGAGACCGACTTCGCGCGCCCGGTCAGCTCCGCCATGTGCCGCGGCCCGAAGACGGTGCGCCCCGACGCGCTGGTGGTGGACGCGGCCCGCGTGCTGCGCCAGGCGCGCATCGACCAGGTGCCGGTGGTGGACGAGGCCGGTCGCCCGGTGGGCCTGCTCGACGTGCAGGACCTCCTCGCCGCCAAGATCCTCTGA
- a CDS encoding class II aldolase/adducin family protein — protein MARAPRPRAVPPRPAHRARSLPRERALVSAVVETCHRLAALDLIGAGEGNVSVRLGPDAFLVTASGVNKGQLRPGHVLRIDGDGAVTRGAGRPSTELRMHLAAYAARPDVEAIVHAHPITAVALTVAGAPPPNDLVPEAAVTLGEIALAPFATPGTGEVPASLAPYLARHDVLLLERHGALALGRTLAEALDRMETLERVARIALAARLAGRCTPLPGDAVDRVLLAAGKPARKR, from the coding sequence GTGGCCCGCGCCCCCCGCCCGCGCGCCGTCCCTCCCCGCCCCGCGCACCGCGCGCGGAGCCTCCCGCGGGAGCGCGCGCTCGTCTCGGCGGTGGTGGAGACCTGCCACCGGCTGGCCGCGCTCGACCTCATCGGCGCGGGCGAGGGGAACGTCTCGGTGCGGCTCGGGCCGGACGCGTTCCTGGTCACCGCCTCGGGCGTGAACAAGGGGCAGCTCCGGCCCGGACACGTGCTGCGCATCGACGGCGACGGCGCGGTGACCCGCGGCGCGGGCCGCCCCTCGACCGAGCTGCGGATGCACCTCGCCGCCTACGCGGCGCGGCCGGACGTGGAGGCCATCGTCCACGCCCACCCCATCACCGCGGTGGCGCTCACCGTCGCGGGCGCGCCGCCGCCGAACGACCTCGTGCCGGAGGCGGCGGTGACGCTGGGCGAGATCGCGCTCGCGCCGTTCGCGACGCCCGGCACCGGCGAGGTGCCCGCCTCGCTCGCGCCGTACCTGGCCCGCCACGACGTGCTGCTGCTCGAGCGCCACGGCGCGCTCGCGCTGGGGCGCACGCTCGCCGAGGCGCTCGACCGGATGGAGACGCTGGAGCGGGTGGCGCGGATCGCGCTCGCCGCCCGGCTCGCGGGCCGCTGCACGCCGCTGCCCGGGGACGCGGTGGACCGGGTGCTCCTCGCCGCCGGCAAGCCGGCGCGGAAGCGCTAG
- the folK gene encoding 2-amino-4-hydroxy-6-hydroxymethyldihydropteridine diphosphokinase, with the protein MRAYVGVGSNLGDRWANLALAARVLRASPGVAVLRASHVFDTPPMGPPQPRYLNAVLELEAGLTPEALHAVLASAERAAGRRRGLRWGPRTLDLDLLVHADRVVRTPALMVPHPGIAARRFVLEPLAELAPDLVVPGLGRTVAELLASAPGAPLVVAGLYPLP; encoded by the coding sequence GTGCGCGCGTACGTGGGCGTGGGCAGCAACCTCGGCGATCGCTGGGCCAACCTGGCGCTCGCGGCCCGCGTGCTGCGCGCCTCGCCGGGCGTGGCGGTGCTGCGGGCCTCGCACGTGTTCGACACGCCGCCCATGGGCCCGCCGCAGCCCCGCTACCTGAACGCGGTGCTGGAGCTGGAGGCGGGGCTCACGCCGGAGGCGCTGCACGCGGTGCTCGCCTCGGCCGAGCGCGCCGCCGGCCGCCGCCGCGGCCTGCGCTGGGGCCCGCGCACGCTCGACCTCGACCTGCTCGTCCACGCGGATCGCGTGGTGCGGACGCCCGCGCTCATGGTCCCGCACCCCGGCATCGCGGCGCGCCGCTTCGTGCTCGAGCCGCTCGCCGAGCTGGCGCCGGACCTGGTGGTGCCGGGGCTGGGCCGCACGGTCGCCGAGCTGCTGGCGAGCGCGCCCGGCGCGCCGCTGGTGGTCGCGGGCCTGTACCCGCTGCCCTAG